A genomic segment from Streptomyces antibioticus encodes:
- a CDS encoding rhodanese-like domain-containing protein: MPTVGVGDLKDDDFLLDVREDDEWRTGHAEGALHIPISEFVARYGELTEAAPQDGRVHVICRSGGRSAQVTMYLVQQGIDAVNVDGGMQVWQAAGRPVVRDDGQPGSVL; this comes from the coding sequence GTGCCCACGGTCGGGGTCGGTGACCTCAAGGACGACGACTTCCTGCTGGACGTCCGCGAGGACGACGAGTGGCGGACGGGCCACGCCGAGGGGGCCCTGCACATCCCCATCAGCGAGTTCGTCGCCCGCTACGGCGAGCTGACCGAGGCCGCGCCGCAGGACGGGCGGGTCCATGTGATCTGCCGTTCCGGTGGCCGTTCGGCGCAGGTCACGATGTATCTGGTGCAGCAGGGCATCGACGCGGTGAACGTCGACGGCGGGATGCAGGTCTGGCAGGCCGCGGGCCGCCCGGTCGTCCGGGACGACGGACAGCCCGGCTCGGTTCTGTAG
- a CDS encoding acyl-CoA dehydrogenase family protein, whose product MDFTFSEEQQAAAEAARGVLAQVAPDGVPSPALTQGRPVADDLDRTLWARLADADLLSLLLAEEYGGAGLDAVALCLVLREAGRVLARVPLLEHSAAAAAVQADGGPDLRSALLARAGRGETVLTVAAHGRTGHDAAELAVTARRDGADPDGGWLLDGVQTAVPWAFEADFLLVPARTGDDRSVLAVLARGQEGTALAPQVSTTGERLGELRLDAARVAARDMITADGAWDRLRALLTTGTCALALGLGERVLDMTSAYAGKREQFGHPIATFQAVAVQAADRYVDLRAMEVTLWQAAWRIASGAPGALPVSGDVAVAKIWASEGVRRLVQTAQHLHGGFGADVDYPLHRYHAWAKHLELSLGPAAAHEEALGDLLAAHPLG is encoded by the coding sequence GTGGACTTCACCTTCAGCGAGGAGCAGCAGGCGGCGGCCGAGGCGGCGCGCGGGGTGCTCGCCCAGGTCGCGCCCGACGGCGTCCCCAGCCCCGCGCTCACCCAGGGCCGCCCCGTCGCCGACGACCTCGACCGGACGCTGTGGGCCAGGCTCGCCGACGCGGACCTGCTGAGCCTGCTCCTGGCCGAGGAGTACGGCGGCGCCGGCCTGGACGCCGTCGCGCTCTGCCTGGTGCTGCGCGAGGCCGGCCGGGTGCTCGCCCGGGTGCCGCTCCTGGAGCACAGCGCCGCCGCGGCCGCCGTCCAGGCCGACGGCGGGCCGGACCTGCGGTCCGCGCTGCTCGCGCGCGCCGGGCGGGGCGAGACCGTGCTGACCGTCGCCGCCCACGGCCGCACCGGGCACGACGCCGCCGAACTCGCGGTGACCGCCCGGCGGGACGGCGCCGACCCGGACGGCGGCTGGCTGCTGGACGGGGTGCAGACGGCGGTGCCCTGGGCCTTCGAGGCCGACTTCCTCCTCGTACCGGCACGCACCGGCGACGACCGCAGCGTCCTCGCCGTACTGGCCCGCGGACAGGAGGGGACCGCGCTCGCGCCGCAGGTCTCCACCACCGGCGAGCGGCTGGGCGAACTGCGGCTGGACGCGGCCCGGGTCGCCGCCCGGGACATGATCACCGCCGACGGCGCCTGGGACCGGCTGCGGGCGCTGCTCACCACCGGCACCTGCGCGCTGGCGCTGGGCCTGGGCGAACGGGTGCTGGACATGACCAGCGCGTACGCCGGGAAGCGGGAGCAGTTCGGGCACCCGATCGCCACATTCCAGGCCGTGGCCGTACAGGCCGCCGACCGCTATGTCGATCTGCGGGCCATGGAGGTCACCCTGTGGCAGGCCGCCTGGCGGATCGCCTCCGGGGCGCCGGGCGCGCTGCCCGTCTCCGGGGATGTCGCCGTCGCCAAGATCTGGGCCTCCGAGGGCGTACGGCGGCTCGTGCAGACCGCACAGCATCTGCACGGCGGGTTCGGCGCCGACGTCGACTATCCGCTGCACCGCTACCACGCCTGGGCCAAGCACCTGGAACTGTCGCTGGGACCGGCCGCCGCGCACGAGGAGGCCCTGGGCGATCTGCTGGCCGCCCACCCCCTCGGCTGA
- a CDS encoding DUF5819 family protein: protein MDAYDSGSDVSREAEAEEAAAREPQAPPAPEAVPDASPVPSGAPAPEPRTGVAALSPRYQIGAALALAVVAVAVCVHLGMVFLHVAPSNTVTKTHGEAIDDWIYPEFEQNWKLFAPNPLQQNIAVQVRAQIRTADGGSRTTGWYDLSAQDGRAIDGNLVPSHTQQNELRRAWDFFTASHDSDNRAVGERGSLSETYLRRIVVLRLERGGANGADGVVERVQIRSRTLNVRPPEWTTEKVSSQPVFRVLPWWSVLPGEAEGDAK from the coding sequence ATGGACGCGTACGACTCAGGCTCGGACGTCTCTCGGGAGGCGGAGGCGGAGGAGGCGGCGGCACGGGAGCCGCAGGCGCCGCCCGCCCCCGAGGCCGTCCCGGACGCCTCCCCCGTCCCCTCCGGCGCGCCCGCCCCCGAGCCTCGTACCGGGGTCGCCGCGCTCTCGCCCCGCTACCAGATCGGCGCGGCGCTGGCGCTCGCGGTCGTCGCGGTCGCCGTCTGTGTCCATCTGGGCATGGTGTTCCTGCACGTCGCGCCCTCGAACACGGTCACCAAGACGCACGGCGAGGCGATCGACGACTGGATCTACCCGGAGTTCGAGCAGAACTGGAAGCTGTTCGCGCCCAATCCCCTCCAGCAGAACATCGCCGTCCAGGTCCGCGCCCAGATACGCACCGCGGACGGCGGCTCGCGCACCACCGGCTGGTACGACCTGTCCGCGCAGGACGGCCGGGCCATCGACGGCAATCTGGTGCCGAGCCACACCCAGCAGAACGAGCTGCGCCGCGCCTGGGACTTCTTCACCGCGAGCCATGACTCCGACAACCGCGCGGTCGGTGAGCGCGGGTCGCTCTCCGAGACGTATCTGCGCCGGATCGTGGTGCTGCGGCTGGAGCGCGGCGGCGCGAACGGCGCGGACGGGGTCGTCGAGCGTGTCCAGATCCGCTCCCGCACCCTCAATGTGCGGCCGCCGGAGTGGACCACGGAGAAGGTGTCGTCGCAGCCGGTGTTCCGGGTGCTGCCCTGGTGGTCGGTGCTGCCCGGCGAGGCCGAGGGGGACGCGAAGTGA
- a CDS encoding HTTM domain-containing protein, translating into MNRFTLTVSAAIARVTESALGPYQSAMIRIGFSGTWLLFLLREFIHRGELYGPDGPWGFDLARQLVDSNGAFTLLLWSDGRVWFEAVYALALLASAALLVGWRTRTMSVLFMVGVLSLQNRSVFMGDGGDNVLHLMAVYLVFTRCGRVWSLDARRERRAAEARARGERVTDRVGPVLWVVLGAALVALTGTGGLDGDPTVPVLLWLVWASLGVWWAVGRWARSDQPRILLDVIGNILHNGALVVIMAEACLIYATAGWYKIQGSRWQDGTAAYYPLQLDYFSPWPFLGDLLTSSGTMVMLVTYGTVIAQVAFPFTLFNRRVKNVLLAVMMLEHAAIAVILGLPFFSLAMIAADAVFLPTPFLRRLGRWTARARVLVFARDGGRGAAATVPEQRSPQSPRPTHVGFEA; encoded by the coding sequence GTGAACCGGTTCACCCTGACGGTGTCGGCGGCCATCGCCCGTGTCACCGAGTCGGCGCTCGGCCCGTACCAGAGCGCCATGATCCGTATCGGGTTCAGCGGGACCTGGCTGCTGTTCCTGCTGCGCGAGTTCATCCACCGCGGCGAGCTGTACGGCCCCGACGGCCCCTGGGGCTTCGACCTGGCCCGGCAGCTCGTCGACTCCAACGGGGCGTTCACGCTGCTGCTGTGGTCGGACGGCCGCGTCTGGTTCGAGGCCGTGTACGCGCTGGCGCTGCTGGCGAGCGCGGCGCTGCTGGTGGGCTGGCGGACCCGGACCATGTCGGTGCTGTTCATGGTGGGTGTGCTGTCGCTCCAGAACCGCAGTGTCTTCATGGGCGACGGCGGCGACAACGTCCTGCACCTCATGGCCGTCTACCTCGTGTTCACGCGCTGCGGCCGGGTCTGGTCGCTGGACGCGCGCCGGGAGCGCCGCGCGGCCGAGGCACGCGCGCGGGGCGAGAGGGTCACCGACCGGGTGGGTCCCGTGCTGTGGGTCGTCCTGGGGGCGGCGCTGGTCGCGCTGACCGGGACCGGCGGGCTCGACGGCGACCCGACCGTGCCGGTGCTGCTGTGGCTGGTGTGGGCCTCGCTCGGCGTGTGGTGGGCCGTCGGGCGGTGGGCGCGCTCGGACCAGCCGCGGATCCTGCTCGACGTGATCGGCAACATCCTGCACAACGGCGCCCTCGTCGTGATCATGGCGGAGGCGTGTCTGATCTACGCCACCGCCGGCTGGTACAAGATCCAGGGCTCGCGCTGGCAGGACGGCACGGCGGCGTACTACCCGCTCCAGCTCGACTACTTCTCCCCGTGGCCGTTCCTCGGCGATCTGCTGACGAGCAGCGGCACGATGGTGATGCTGGTGACGTACGGGACCGTGATCGCGCAGGTCGCCTTCCCGTTCACGCTGTTCAACCGGCGGGTGAAGAACGTCCTGCTGGCGGTGATGATGCTGGAGCACGCGGCGATCGCCGTGATCCTGGGGCTGCCGTTCTTCTCGCTGGCGATGATCGCGGCGGACGCGGTGTTCCTGCCGACACCGTTCCTGCGGCGGCTGGGCCGGTGGACGGCACGCGCGCGGGTGCTGGTGTTCGCACGGGACGGCGGCCGGGGTGCCGCCGCCACCGTGCCGGAACAGCGCTCGCCGCAGAGCCCCCGGCCGACGCACGTAGGCTTCGAGGCATGA
- a CDS encoding TrmH family RNA methyltransferase produces MTDALDTLARWRGSAHGCVLLDGFHTLKHAVRFGAEIPVAVTTDRRAALALADELAPDVRPRLDALLTEVPEAVYASLVARPHPTAVAALAVRPARAAQLERLARLPRTAPVVVLDDPRNLGNAGAVIRLAAGFGATGVVTTGTVDPWHPNVVRGGAGLHFATTVERLTVDELPPGPVFALDPEGDDLRGVKLPDDAVLAFGSERSGLSPALRARADHLLSLPMRPQVSSYNLATSVAMTLYHWSASGGAPA; encoded by the coding sequence ATGACCGACGCCCTCGACACCCTGGCGCGCTGGCGTGGGTCGGCGCACGGGTGCGTCCTGCTCGACGGCTTCCACACGCTCAAGCACGCGGTGCGCTTCGGCGCCGAGATCCCGGTGGCGGTCACCACGGACCGGCGGGCCGCGCTCGCCCTCGCCGACGAGCTGGCCCCCGACGTACGGCCCCGGCTGGACGCGCTGCTCACGGAGGTCCCGGAGGCGGTGTACGCGTCCCTGGTGGCCCGTCCGCACCCCACCGCGGTCGCCGCGCTCGCGGTACGCCCCGCCCGCGCGGCGCAGCTCGAACGGCTGGCCCGCCTCCCGCGCACTGCGCCGGTCGTGGTCCTCGACGACCCGCGCAACCTCGGCAACGCGGGCGCGGTCATCCGGCTGGCCGCCGGCTTCGGCGCGACCGGGGTGGTCACCACCGGCACGGTCGACCCCTGGCATCCGAACGTCGTACGCGGCGGGGCGGGCCTGCACTTCGCGACCACGGTGGAACGGCTGACCGTCGACGAACTGCCCCCGGGCCCGGTCTTCGCCCTCGACCCCGAGGGGGACGATCTCCGGGGCGTGAAACTCCCGGACGACGCGGTACTCGCCTTCGGCTCGGAACGCAGCGGCCTCTCCCCGGCCCTCCGCGCCCGCGCGGACCACCTCCTGTCCCTCCCGATGCGCCCCCAGGTCTCCAGCTACAACCTCGCCACGAGCGTGGCGATGACGCTGTACCACTGGAGTGCTTCCGGAGGCGCACCCGCGTAG
- the paaN gene encoding phenylacetic acid degradation protein PaaN translates to MAAAELTTHDLIAQHRPTLDQALEAIRTRAYWSPHPEHPKAYGENGSLDAAAGKAAFDAVLNTRVDLGQPGTDDWVGGEVSPYGVALGVTYPHADVDVLLPAMAAGQRAWRDAGAEVRAVVCLEILKRISDRTHEFAHAVMHTSGQAFMMALQAGGPHAQDRGLEAVAYAYVEQVRTPDTAEWTKPQGKRDPLALTKTFTAVPRGIALLIGCNTFPTWNGYPGLFASLATGNAVLVKPHPRAVLPLALTVQVAREVLAEAGFDPNLVALAAERPGEGIAKTLATRPEIKIIDYTGSTAFGDWLEANARQAQVYTEKAGVNTVLVESTANYQGMLANLAFSLSLYSGQMCTTPQNLLIPRDGIRTDQGPKTYDEVVTDLARAVDGLLGDDARANALLGAIVNPDVKARIEAAASLGEVALASREVTNPEFPDAVVRTPVIVKLDGAKPDDEAAYMNECFGPVSFAVAVDSPADALALLRRTIREKGAMTVGAYTTDPEVEREIEEVCLEEAAQLSLNLTGGVYVNQTAAFSDFHGSGGNPAANAALTDGAFVANRFRVVEVRRDA, encoded by the coding sequence ATGGCCGCCGCCGAACTGACCACGCACGATCTGATCGCCCAGCACCGGCCCACGCTCGACCAGGCCCTGGAAGCGATCCGCACGCGCGCGTACTGGTCCCCCCACCCCGAGCACCCGAAGGCGTACGGGGAGAACGGCAGCCTGGACGCGGCGGCCGGCAAGGCCGCCTTCGACGCGGTGCTGAACACCCGCGTCGACCTCGGCCAGCCCGGCACGGACGACTGGGTCGGCGGCGAGGTCTCCCCGTACGGCGTAGCGCTCGGCGTGACCTATCCGCACGCGGACGTGGACGTCCTGCTGCCCGCGATGGCGGCCGGACAGCGGGCCTGGCGGGACGCGGGCGCGGAGGTGCGCGCGGTGGTCTGTCTGGAGATCCTCAAGCGGATCAGCGACCGGACGCACGAGTTCGCGCACGCGGTCATGCACACCTCCGGTCAGGCGTTCATGATGGCGCTCCAGGCGGGCGGCCCGCACGCGCAGGACCGCGGCCTGGAGGCGGTGGCCTACGCGTACGTCGAGCAGGTCCGCACGCCCGACACCGCAGAGTGGACCAAGCCGCAGGGCAAGCGCGACCCGCTGGCCCTCACCAAGACCTTCACGGCCGTCCCGCGCGGGATCGCCCTGCTCATCGGCTGCAACACCTTCCCCACGTGGAACGGCTACCCGGGCCTGTTCGCCTCCCTCGCCACGGGCAACGCGGTCCTGGTCAAGCCCCACCCGCGCGCCGTGCTGCCGCTCGCGCTGACCGTCCAGGTCGCGCGCGAGGTGCTGGCCGAGGCCGGCTTCGACCCGAACCTGGTCGCGCTGGCCGCCGAGCGCCCCGGCGAGGGCATCGCGAAGACCCTCGCCACCCGCCCCGAGATCAAGATCATCGACTACACCGGCTCGACCGCCTTCGGCGACTGGCTGGAGGCCAACGCCCGCCAGGCGCAGGTCTACACCGAGAAGGCCGGCGTCAACACGGTCCTGGTGGAGTCGACCGCGAACTACCAGGGCATGCTCGCCAACCTGGCGTTCTCGCTGTCCCTCTACAGCGGCCAGATGTGCACCACCCCGCAGAACCTGCTGATCCCGCGCGACGGCATCCGCACCGACCAGGGCCCGAAGACCTACGACGAGGTGGTCACCGACCTCGCCCGCGCGGTGGACGGCCTGCTCGGCGACGACGCCCGCGCGAACGCGCTGCTCGGCGCGATCGTCAACCCGGACGTCAAGGCCCGCATCGAGGCCGCCGCGAGCCTCGGCGAGGTCGCGCTCGCCTCCCGCGAGGTGACCAACCCGGAGTTCCCGGACGCGGTCGTGCGCACCCCGGTGATCGTCAAGCTGGACGGCGCCAAGCCGGACGACGAGGCCGCCTACATGAACGAGTGCTTCGGCCCGGTCTCCTTCGCCGTCGCCGTCGACTCCCCGGCCGACGCCCTCGCCCTGCTGCGGCGCACGATCCGCGAGAAGGGCGCGATGACGGTCGGCGCGTACACCACCGACCCCGAGGTCGAGCGCGAGATCGAGGAGGTCTGCCTGGAGGAGGCCGCCCAGCTCTCCCTCAACCTCACCGGCGGCGTGTACGTCAACCAGACGGCCGCCTTCTCCGACTTCCACGGCTCCGGCGGCAACCCGGCAGCCAACGCGGCCCTCACCGACGGCGCCTTCGTGGCCAACCGCTTCCGGGTGGTGGAGGTACGCCGGGACGCGTGA
- a CDS encoding 3-hydroxyacyl-CoA dehydrogenase, giving the protein MTALDLAGPVAVVGTGTMGQGIAQVALLAGHLVRLYDTAPGRAREAADAIGARIDRLVEKNRLTTADRDAARARLLPAEDLTDLADCALVVEAVLEELGAKQDLFRALEDIVGEDCLLATNTSSLSVTAVGGALRNPGRLVGLHFFNPAPLLPLVEVVSGYATDVSSATRAYETARAWGKTPVACADTPGFIVNRIARPFYAEAFAVYEAQGADPATIDAVLRECGGFRMGAFELTDLIGQDVNESVTHSVWRSFFHDVRFTPSLAQRRLVESGRLGRKSGQGWYDYREGAEPAEPHTAEPRQAPAYVVAEGDLGPASELLALIREAGIQVREDEEDHGTRLVLPGGGQLTLADGQTSVEFRDVVYFDLAFDYRKATRIALSASQDTSAQTLSEAIGLFQALGKDVSVIGDVPGMIVARTVARIVDLAHDAVAKGVATEEDIDTAMRLGVNYPLGPFEWSRRLGRTWACSLLDDLHERDPSGRYAPSLALYRHSYATEKREGAS; this is encoded by the coding sequence ATGACAGCACTCGACCTCGCCGGCCCCGTGGCCGTCGTCGGCACCGGCACCATGGGCCAGGGCATCGCCCAGGTCGCGCTGCTCGCGGGCCACCTCGTACGGCTGTACGACACCGCCCCCGGCCGGGCCCGGGAGGCCGCCGACGCGATCGGCGCCCGGATCGACCGGCTCGTCGAGAAGAACCGTCTCACCACCGCCGACCGGGACGCGGCCCGCGCCCGGCTGCTGCCCGCCGAGGACCTCACCGACCTCGCGGACTGCGCCCTGGTCGTCGAGGCCGTCCTGGAGGAGCTGGGCGCCAAGCAGGACCTGTTCCGCGCCCTGGAGGACATCGTCGGCGAGGACTGTCTGCTCGCCACCAACACCTCCTCCCTGTCCGTCACGGCCGTCGGCGGCGCCCTGCGCAACCCGGGCCGCCTCGTGGGCCTGCACTTCTTCAACCCCGCCCCGCTGCTGCCGCTGGTCGAGGTCGTCTCCGGGTACGCCACCGACGTCTCCTCGGCCACGCGCGCGTACGAGACCGCCCGCGCCTGGGGCAAGACCCCCGTCGCCTGCGCCGACACCCCCGGTTTCATCGTCAACCGCATCGCGCGCCCCTTCTACGCCGAGGCGTTCGCCGTCTACGAGGCGCAGGGCGCCGACCCCGCCACCATCGACGCGGTGCTGCGCGAGTGCGGCGGCTTCCGGATGGGCGCCTTCGAGCTGACCGACCTGATCGGGCAGGACGTCAACGAGTCCGTCACCCACTCGGTGTGGCGGTCCTTCTTCCACGACGTGCGGTTCACGCCCTCGCTGGCCCAGCGCCGCCTGGTCGAGTCCGGCCGCCTCGGCCGCAAGAGCGGCCAGGGCTGGTACGACTACCGCGAGGGCGCCGAGCCCGCCGAGCCGCACACCGCCGAGCCCCGCCAGGCGCCCGCCTACGTGGTCGCCGAGGGCGACCTGGGCCCCGCGTCCGAACTGCTCGCGCTGATCCGCGAGGCGGGCATCCAGGTCCGCGAGGACGAGGAGGACCACGGCACCCGGCTGGTGCTCCCCGGCGGCGGCCAGTTGACGCTCGCCGACGGCCAGACGTCCGTCGAGTTCCGCGACGTCGTCTACTTCGACCTCGCCTTCGACTACCGCAAGGCCACCCGCATCGCCCTCTCCGCCTCCCAGGACACCTCCGCGCAGACCCTCTCCGAGGCGATCGGCCTGTTCCAGGCGCTCGGCAAGGACGTCAGCGTCATCGGCGACGTCCCCGGCATGATCGTCGCCCGCACGGTCGCCCGGATCGTCGACCTCGCGCACGACGCCGTCGCCAAGGGCGTCGCCACCGAGGAGGACATCGACACCGCGATGCGCCTCGGTGTGAACTACCCCCTGGGCCCCTTCGAATGGAGCCGCCGGCTGGGCCGCACCTGGGCCTGCTCGCTCCTCGACGATCTGCACGAGCGCGACCCGTCCGGCCGCTACGCGCCCTCCCTGGCGCTGTACCGGCACTCCTACGCCACCGAGAAGCGGGAGGGCGCCTCGTGA
- a CDS encoding TetR/AcrR family transcriptional regulator: MTTAKRDTYTPETLLSVAVQVFNERGYDGTSMEHLSRAAGISKSSIYHHVSGKEELLRRAVSRALDGLFGILDEEPARTGRAVERLEYVVRRMVEVLIGELPYVTLLLRVRGNTDTERWALDRRRDFDHRVADLLRAAADEGDVRGDVEVRLATRLVFGMINSIVEWYRPGGRGMVEKDVADAVTLLVFAGLRTQH; encoded by the coding sequence GTGACCACCGCCAAGCGCGACACCTACACCCCGGAGACGCTGCTCTCCGTCGCCGTCCAGGTGTTCAACGAGCGCGGCTACGACGGCACGTCCATGGAGCACCTCTCCCGGGCGGCCGGCATCTCCAAGTCGTCGATCTACCACCATGTCTCCGGCAAGGAGGAGCTGCTGCGCCGGGCGGTCAGCCGCGCCCTGGACGGTCTCTTCGGGATCCTCGACGAGGAGCCCGCGCGCACGGGACGGGCCGTGGAGCGCCTGGAGTACGTGGTGCGCCGCATGGTCGAGGTCCTCATCGGCGAGCTGCCCTATGTGACGCTGCTGCTGCGGGTGCGCGGCAACACCGACACCGAGCGGTGGGCCCTGGACCGGCGCCGCGACTTCGACCACCGGGTCGCCGACCTGCTGCGGGCGGCCGCCGACGAGGGGGACGTGCGCGGCGACGTGGAGGTGCGGCTCGCCACCCGGCTGGTCTTCGGGATGATCAACTCGATCGTGGAGTGGTACCGGCCCGGCGGCCGCGGCATGGTCGAGAAGGACGTGGCCGACGCGGTGACCCTGCTGGTCTTCGCGGGCCTGCGCACCCAGCACTGA
- a CDS encoding Lrp/AsnC family transcriptional regulator: protein MAPEQMAEDPMAPEPESAAVAPPPRPLDAIDQDILQMLQTDGRASIRSVAERVHVSRANAYARINRLIEDGVIRGFGARVNHERAGQGTSAYITLKIVQNSWRTVREQLRLLPGASHIALVGGDFDVLLLVHTPDNRALREVVLTRLQAIPEVLSTRTLLVFEEEDLEPQG from the coding sequence ATGGCACCTGAACAAATGGCCGAGGACCCCATGGCCCCGGAGCCCGAGAGCGCGGCCGTGGCGCCGCCGCCGAGGCCGCTGGACGCCATCGATCAGGACATCCTCCAGATGCTCCAGACGGACGGCCGGGCCTCCATACGGTCGGTCGCCGAGCGGGTGCACGTCTCGCGCGCCAACGCCTACGCGCGCATCAACCGGCTCATCGAGGACGGCGTGATCCGCGGCTTCGGCGCCCGGGTGAACCACGAGCGGGCCGGGCAGGGCACGAGCGCGTACATCACGCTGAAGATCGTGCAGAACTCCTGGCGGACGGTGCGCGAGCAGTTGCGGCTGCTGCCCGGCGCCTCGCACATCGCCCTGGTGGGCGGCGACTTCGACGTGCTGCTGCTGGTGCACACACCGGACAACCGCGCGCTGCGCGAGGTGGTGCTCACCCGGCTCCAGGCCATCCCGGAGGTGCTCAGCACCCGCACCCTGCTGGTGTTCGAGGAGGAGGACCTGGAACCGCAGGGCTGA
- the pdhA gene encoding pyruvate dehydrogenase (acetyl-transferring) E1 component subunit alpha, protein MTVMEQRGAYRPTPPPAWQPRTDPAPLLPDAEPRRVLGTEAAAQTDPELLRRLYAQVVLGRRYNAQATALTKQGRLAVYPSSTGQEACEVAAALVLEERDWLFPSYRDTLAVVARGVDPVEALTLLRGDWHTGYDPYEHRVAPLCTPLATQLPHAVGLAHAARLKGDDVVALAMVGDGGTSEGDFHEALNFAAVWQAPVVFFVQNNGFAISVPLAKQTAAPSLAHKAVGYGMPGRLVDGNDAAAVHEVLSEAVRRAREGGGPTLVEAVTYRIEAHTNADDATRYRGESEVETWREHDPILLLERELTARGLLDEQAKEAAREAAETMAADLRARMNQDPALDPADLFAHVYAEETPHLREQRALLRAELDAEAEPEGGHR, encoded by the coding sequence ATGACGGTCATGGAGCAGCGGGGCGCTTACCGGCCCACCCCGCCGCCCGCCTGGCAGCCGCGCACGGATCCCGCGCCGCTGCTGCCGGACGCCGAACCCCGTCGCGTCCTCGGCACCGAGGCGGCCGCGCAGACCGACCCCGAGCTGCTGCGGCGGCTGTACGCCCAGGTGGTGCTGGGCCGCCGTTACAACGCGCAGGCCACCGCCCTCACCAAGCAGGGCAGACTCGCCGTCTACCCGTCCAGCACCGGCCAGGAGGCCTGCGAGGTCGCCGCCGCGCTGGTCCTGGAGGAGCGCGACTGGCTCTTCCCCAGCTACCGCGACACGCTCGCCGTCGTCGCACGCGGCGTGGACCCCGTCGAGGCCCTCACCCTGCTGCGCGGCGACTGGCACACCGGCTACGACCCGTACGAGCACCGGGTGGCCCCCCTGTGCACCCCGCTGGCCACCCAGCTCCCGCACGCCGTGGGCCTCGCCCACGCCGCCCGCCTCAAGGGCGACGACGTGGTCGCGCTGGCCATGGTCGGCGACGGCGGCACCAGCGAGGGCGACTTCCACGAGGCGCTGAACTTCGCCGCCGTCTGGCAGGCCCCGGTGGTCTTCTTCGTCCAGAACAACGGCTTCGCGATCTCCGTACCGCTCGCCAAGCAGACCGCTGCCCCCTCCCTGGCCCACAAGGCCGTCGGGTACGGCATGCCGGGCCGCCTGGTCGACGGCAACGACGCCGCCGCCGTCCACGAGGTGCTCTCCGAGGCCGTCCGGCGCGCGCGGGAGGGCGGCGGACCCACCCTGGTGGAGGCCGTCACCTACCGCATCGAGGCCCACACCAACGCCGACGACGCGACCCGCTACCGCGGGGAGTCCGAGGTCGAGACCTGGCGCGAGCACGACCCGATCCTGCTGCTGGAGCGCGAACTGACCGCGCGCGGGCTGCTCGACGAGCAGGCCAAGGAGGCCGCGCGGGAGGCCGCCGAGACGATGGCGGCCGACCTGCGTGCCCGGATGAACCAGGACCCCGCCCTCGACCCGGCGGACCTGTTCGCCCACGTCTACGCCGAGGAAACCCCCCACCTGCGCGAACAGCGTGCCCTGCTGCGCGCCGAGCTCGACGCCGAAGCCGAACCGGAAGGCGGCCACCGATGA